TTTCCAGATTGTTGTTAGGGCTGCAGGGCAAATCTTCTAAATGAAAAGGCAAACAATCTTAGCAGTTAAAGCTGCTAAACTACTAGACATGCATGAAACCTTGTGTTAACATCTTTCCAAATTGTATTGTTTCTTTATAGAACTGCCTCCGGAGGAGAGATGCAGGTTTGATCAACCAGCTGCAGGAATTAGACAGACAGATCAGTGACCTGCGGTTGGACACGGAGACTTCGCATGAACATGTGGAAACGGACAGTCGGCCAAGTTCAGGTTAGTATCTGCTGTGAAGCACTGTGTGTTTGATCATCAAAACAATCTAAGCAGCTAGCGTAGGCGGAAAGGATTTCCAATAAAACAGATTCACAAGtaccaaaaaacatttttaatgattgttAATCTTCAACAACCACCCCAGGGAGGTAATCAGACGTCCTGTTCAAATTATATCACTTTGCACAAGACTTCTTTATGTGCTGTGGGCCTGTAGTAGCTTGTGTACCTGCAAGCCCTAAAGTCTGTTGGAAACTGCTTAGCTGTTTTGCTTAAGCACTAATTTGGTAATACGAACAATCTGCAGCCTGTGCTAGAGGCCTGCTGTAGCTCCAATGGTTTACATTCCAAATACGAGAGGTCATTTTAGTGCTGGGACTGACTGCACTTTTGTTGGAGGAAGGTTATATAAAGTGGAGATTGATTACACATGTCTCTGAAAGTCTCGATTGTTAAAGTGGGCTTCTAATGTGAAGATGGAGTTCTTCAGTCTTTGAGTTGGAATTATTTTCTTCACAGCCCAAAGGCATActtttgttttaatgtgaaaaGCTATTTTGGTGTTGTGTGTAGTAGTTGTAATGGGTTTTTTCCTAACTTCACCATTTTAATGCTAATATCAATTGTGATGTATGGAGATCTGGTTCCTAGCTCTTTTTCCTCTTGCAAATGGATACCTTCCTGGTAGCTACATTATTCAAATTGTAATTGGAAGTAGGATCCAGAAAAGAGCTCAGTTAAGAATGGAAAGGCACAATCTTTGCATTGTCACCTCATTCCTGAAGATGTCAAATTAATGTGTTAATCTCTCGCCTTCTCTACCCCAGGCTTTTATGACCTAAGTGACGGTGCTTCAGGATCCCTCTCCAATTCCTCCAACTCTGTCTTCAGCGAGTGTTTATCCAGTTGTCGTTCCACCACCTGCCTGTGCACTCCCCTCGACAGCTCGCTCTGTGCCTCCGAGGGAAGGCTTAAGCCTGCAGGTGAGAGTCTTCTTGTGACAGTTTGAGGTTTCTGGGTCATTCCAACAGGTCTTAAAATGCTGTTCCCTTCTTTAGATTTGTTAACCAAATGCAGTACTATTTACTTAATGGTGATTTCTTCCTCTGGCTTAAAAGCTGGTGTGACAAAGAAAGGCCgctttgtttgtgtgtttctagTTTCTCCAAATGACATCAGGTTTTGTTTTGCATTACTCTTAGCAGAAAGCGTTCTGTAATCACTTAAGCCTGACCGTGCAAATAGAGGTGAAACGAGAGAAGTTTGGTCCCAGATAGAGATTGAAACAGTTTCACAGCTCTATTGATGGCTCTTCCAGCCACACCTATAAGCTAGCAACAAAAGGCTCATTAGCACATGGAAACTAATTAACCACCCACCCAGCTAAGCACTAGAAACTCTAGGTATTAGAAATAATCTGCTCTCACAGGCCATGACATCGCAAAATTAGCTGTTTTAGTAATCTGATGTTGTCTTTTCTTGTAGTTTTAACTGTTGTGTCCTCTGGGATTTACAGATGAGCTGGGCAGTTGTGCCGAGTTTGATTGCCATTGCGAAGACTCGAGTTCTGGAACAGTCCGCCAGTCTCTTTCTGCATCCTACTCCCCTTCCCCAGATGGCTCCTGCGATGGCCTGTCCAAGTTCCACTGTGACCTCATTGCCAAAAACGGTAATGATGTTTACCGGTACCCCAGCCCTCTTCATGCAGTGGCTGTCCAGAGCCCCATCTTCTTTCAATCCATGACTAGTTACCTAAAGGACGATTGTAACATCTCCAAGCCTGGTGAAGCATCGAGTGATGAACAGAAACCTGAGCAGGTTGTGGGCAACCAGAATTCATCTTGGCATGCCTCTCAAACACCCCCAAACAAAAAACTGGATAGTTATATCTTTGGGCTACTTCAGAGAAGGGCGCAACCCTTGAGGACCAACAAACCCAGAACAAGCATCAACACTGACCCCTCCAAGAGCATTTTAAGGCAGGCTAGTCTTTGTTCACGGGCCCCTGCTTCTGTCCAGGCCCAGCAATGGACCTCTGACCTCAAGCCTAACTGGCAGATGTGTTTACAAAATGCATCAGCAACTAGCACTGATCCAAGCACAGCTTCACCCCAAAGACAATGGTCTGCTGAGTCCAAGGGAGGAACCCTACAAAATAGAGCATACTTTTCTCCAAATCAGCCACAGAATGGTTACACACCCACCACTGATAATAACACTAGTTGCGTCTTGAAGAAGAACATTTCTGGAGCCATTAAAGGCCAGCCATTAAGTGTTGCATCGAAGGACTGCCAGGATTTAGGCAGCCCAAATGCAGTTTCCTCTCCCAAACTCAACAAGCATTCTTATTACACTGTGGAGGATGATAAATCTGGACAGGCAATGAAAGCAAGCCCTCTTAAGAGGAGTGCTAAGGCTCAGGCTCCAGCAAGTTGTGGTAAAGATGGGGAACAGCTGGCTCCAGAGTTGCTCAGCCTTGGTTCTTCTTCGCAAAGTCAAGATGAGGGAGGTCAGCTGGTCAGTGGCCAGTACATCCCTGCTCAGAAACATAATGTAAATCTCCGCAAGGGTGGCACCAAGAACAAGACTGTCAGAGTGAAAAATTCCACCAGTGCCAAAAGTAGACCTCAAGTTTCTGAGCATGTTTCCGAGACTGTTCGTGACAAGAATCGAACAGGATCTCGGCGGTCTCGACAAGTGGACGACGTCCACCACTTGCACAGATCCTCCAAGAAGGCCTCCACAAAAGCCAAGAGAATCCCTGCCTCCATCCCTGAAGGACGAATCCTGGAGAAGCACAACAGTTCCTCTGGGGGTCGATCTTCTGCCCAGAGACACCACGGACATCACCGGCATCATGAGGCAGTGTTGGCCAAACCCAAGTACAAGCGCAACGACTACCACCGGCGGCCAAGGGGTCTCCATGAGATCCCATATGAGGAGGCTTTCAAGAGGGCTCACCGCAGGCAAAAACGTGAGATGCTGGGCCACATGTCAGCCATGTACTTGCCGTCTAACGCACACTATACCAGCCCCTACGCCTATGTGGGCAGTGATTCTGAATATTCGGCAGAGTGCGCATCCCTCTTCCATTCCACCATTCTGGACACAAGCGAGGATGAGCGCAGTAACTATACCACCAACTGTTTTGGGGACAGCGAGTCGAGCGCTAGCGAGGCAGACTATGTAGCTGAGAGCAGCACTAGCAGTGACTCTGAGGGGAGTGCAGGGGTCAACTGGCCCCAATTCAAACAGGCTGGTACAGGATCCCACGGAATGACATCAGCACAGGCTAAGGCATTTGTCAAAATCAAGGCTTCCCATAACTTGAAGAAGAAGATCTTACGTTTCCGATCAGGCTCGTTAAAACTCATGACCACAGTGTGAGAGACTTGAGGAACACTGGGATCAGTTAGGATCCAGCCAATCAAATTGGCTTCTCTCCCTTATCACACAATGCAGTGCCTAGATAGAAATCAGCTGCATGGCCTAAAACTGCCTGTCGGTCGGCTGGGAACTCAAGTTCTGTCCAGCACAATGCCTTCCCCTGCACTTTTCACCCCCTTGAtgtcattgtcattgtcattgactttttagttttttttatttattttaaattcagctTTTGCTGTGATGCATCTGCATAGCAAGTACTATGTAAATGCATTGTTCATACATGtacttttttaaagatatttataactTAATATATTTGGTTAGCCATACATTGAATAGGAAGTATGACTGAACTGAAGCAGTGTATTACAGACACAGTCCATCTAAAAAGTGTCCAGTGCTACCAAGACTAGTTCACCTGCTGATTGTTAAGGGCTTTTGttaaatgcacattaaatatgcATGAGCAACAGCTTCACCATTTACCTTATTAGCTGTAAATAAcccttttgtaaaataaatgttaatgtatgtTGATTTCTTgtgtctttttattctttattaaatcCCATTGTTAAAATCATTCAGTGTCTTTGTTTATTTGATGGTTGTAGCTGGTTTTCTATGTACTTTTGAgtatttaaacatgttaaattaGCATCACATGTACTAAACAACCCACCTCTGTATATTCTTATGGCCTGGATTCAAATCTTCTAATGTGAAGGGCATTTTAGACCACCCCAAACCCATTTTTAGAGACCATAGCAGTTAAAAGTGCCATCTACTTTTAATCTCTGCATGGATTtagcaaacaaacaattaaagtTCTTCCTCTATGCCATGCCAGCAAACTCACGTCAGATTCAGCAATGCAGTAGGTCTCCTCTGGCACTAAAGAACATAATGAAAACATGAGGAtcaaatgttgcatttatttttgatttggaTGCATTTTTGCTATAGACATATCGACTGTTGCTCAGATGACCTggagagaaaaataaattaaaaacagaggACAGATATcagaaaatgtttcttaaatatttagTCCAAGACAAAAGTTCAGACAAGTAAACCTGTTGAACTCAAGACTGTTGTCCTTAAATGAGTATCTGACCTTTCATATTTGGCTTGTGTCCCTCACAGTCACATTGGAGAGATTTCCCCTTCTGTTTCCAGAATCTAACAGAGATGGCCTCCTGGAATAGGTCTGGCTTTTTAAAGCACATGCATCTGTTTAGATTACTGCAGCTGTGTGAAAACCAGACTGTGTTCTCCTTTTTCTGGCGTTTAGGAGCACATGGCTTTTCCTGCCTGGTTACAAGACGTTTCTTTATCCGTGCTGAGACCACAAAATCTCGTAATCGGAGCCTGTTAGATGATAATTTATTTAGCATGCACGATAACCAATAGATATCCAACATACTGTAAAGGAGTATTGGAAAATCATTAAGATTGTGTCAGATTTCACGAACATCCATGTGCATCCATATTGTGGTTGCTAAATATTTGgctttaaagttgttgtttttttatgaaattgaagATGATTACCAAAagcaaaaataagaaaacatagTATAATTTTCAGAATGTTTCGGTCATTCTTTCTAAGAAGTTATCTGGGAATTTAGATGTCTGCATTTTAGTGGTTTTGACTGTAACTGTGTTTTCCATTGTGTTTCTGTGAAAGTACGGGCAATGAAAACCGAGATATTTTGATCTGGTTggtattattcataataaaatcaaattaacCATGACAACTTAGTATAACTTAATTAATGCAccatgtttttacattaaatttaggGTCAATGTTGTATTATTTTCTATGTATTATCGCAATACCATATTTTTGGTTCAGTAACAAAGATACAATTGTATATGAATATCATGACCGTATCGTCTGACTCTGGTATCACCTTAGTGCTTTTCTGTAAAGGTTTAATGTTAGTTGAGGGATCAAACATGATTTTTGCACTATTTTTAGTGATAAGTGTTTAGTCTATCTatgttattaaataacattacaatGAAGGCCAAAAGACGTTCAGATTTAGCAGTGACCTTGTTTTTTCATCCTGATGAATCTGTACTATCCCTGTAGCTTGCATTCTTGCAGAGGGCAGTTGTGGTGGCTCTGGCGCTCAAGGTCAGTTGGGTCCAGTGGAGAAGGTGGACTGGGGCCTGAGACAGTGGGTTATGAGAAGCATGCAGTCGGTGTTGATTTAGCCTTGCTTCTGAGTTACTCTCCAGGGCCCAATGACGCTCTTCAGGCCTGTCAGAGATCATGCTCAGATCAATCTTCTTTTGAAACCAGCTCATCCAGCCAGGTCAGCGAGAGGCCAAGTTGGTAAACTTAATACATGGACAACTGGTGGATAACCCACGCAAAACAATCTCCCCACCAGAAACCAGGGCACTCTCTTCTCGGACTCATTGTCAGGAGAGAATTTCTCAGAAGTATCTTGATTTCAGCCAGTGAAGGTGATCAGATGGCTGTGGGGCTTTAGTGTTGTGGTACGTCATATGCTCTGCAAGCTTTGCCTCATACAACCAGTAAATAGATCTTCACCTCTCTTAAGCCCCAGGCTTTAGTTTTATTGCTTGTGTTCGGTATTGATTAAAGAGAGCTTTAAAGATTTCCAGCATCATTGCATTTGCAAAACCATATATAAACAACTGATGATGTTTTAATATCGTTTACCTTTATTGTGATGCTAACCTAAACAGTGatgaactttaataataaaaatttaagtcCCTCCAATTCCAACCccccatttattttatatttgattttttttcacatttattttatatttcttccatccgtgtgtgtgtgtgtatatatatatatatatatatatatatatatatatatatatatatatatgaacttggAATGACTTGAATACAgtctaatatgtatatttatttatgtataaatttgtttgtttatttatgaagaTTTAGAAATTGAAAAAAAGCCTTTTCTCTCTGGATATAGTTTGtgtgacatgcaaaaaaaatttggTCAATTGGTTAACCATAGTTTGGTTACCCATGTTTTTGGTTCATTTtcatattaaagtgtttaaaaccaCTCAAACATAGAGATATTTGTGGTTACTTGTTTTAAAAGCATGTCTGAGAAAATAAGGGATGGCAACAGTTGTAAATGTTTAACTGATTTAAggagctttttttaatgtgttagtgTATTCTTAATTAATTCCCCAAACTAAATAATCACATGAATGAAGACATTTGGGTCAAATCCTGATTAAGATATAATATGATGTTCTCTACACTATCGTTAATATCAGAATGAAGACAGGTTCTTCATGTCATCAGTTTCACAATCGGCTTATTTTTATAATGTTCCATTGGGATCTATAGGGATGTTAGGGATCGTTTGTCAGACAGGACAGTAACATGGAACTGTTTTACATTGATTTCCACTTTATTACTCTAAATTATAGTTCTCGGCCTGTTTCAGATTTGCTGCGGCACATGAAAggcttgtttttctttctcttccaaATGTTTGGCCTCATCTGAACTTCTGACTCTGGAGTTAATGAAGACAAAACAAATAGCCGCTTTCTAGTTTCCATCATGATGGCGGTTCAACAGGCACTAATACCCAAACACTGTCACATTAAGCTGAATAATGCTTTAGCCACAATGCAGTGTCCCACCCATTGGCCTTTCCCTTGCCCCTTCTCAAGGATCACCGAGACCCTGTTAGAGTTTCCATAGATCTACAATTTCATCTGCATTCAGTCAGTGCTCGCATTAGCATGAAGAGGCCCCATAGCGAGCATCTTTTGGCTTGTTTTCTCCTTGAACTTCTTGATTTCCACCGATGGCTCTCCTCAGGTCTTTCTTGGTAATTATGGCTCTCTGTTTGTTCAACATCTCTTAAGTGGTGCGTTCATCAGGATCAACGACCCGGCTCTGAGGAGTGACACTGGCTTTGAGAAGAACAAGAGATgctgtgtatgtgagagagataCTTTGTTTGTGAGACTTCTGACTTCCCTTTCCCCGCAGCGGTCTTGTCCTCCTCCACTGATCTTCAAACAGTCACCAAGAGTCGTAAAGTTAAATGGGAGGAAATGGATGACAGATATGGAGATACTGGAAGTGTAAATCAAAAGGGACCAGACCCAGACCGACCACAACATCTCCGCCTGTGTCCTGACCCCCTTCGCCTAGATCTGGATGTGGATAAAAGACTTTAGGGTGATGCAACATGTCTCGTCTGGGTTGTTAAACGAAGATCTGGACAATCCATAAAAGCTTGAAAGCTTTTCAGTTTTAACTGGCTAAAAGCGTACATGTTCAGAGAGCGTATGTGACCCGGGGTGTGTAACTCTGGCCCTGTTTACACCTGTTATTAACATGCATCTCAAATGTGTCTCCTGTGACCGACCCCTTGTGACCTCAGTTTGCCCAAGTCTCAGATTTCATGCTTACATGCATCACTTACTGCTGGATATTGATAAagcacaaaaaatgtaaatacttacattttattcgttatattatattatattatattacattatattatattatattatattatattatattatattatattatattatattatattatattatatataaaatatattaagctATTAACTAAACTTTCATCATTCTTTTTTATATCTGGCAAAAAAGATCTATGATGTCTCATAtgagcttttttatttaaataatgttatttttacatggttatttttacatgcattttacatatttttacatatcCAAATGTTCTATTATAAAGACACATCCATATAATCCATATATGGATTAAAATTGATTAtgcttgtatttattatttacatgtatttacataagTTTACgtttatacaatataataaaattatattatataatttgtattgatTTATGTCTATATACAAATTTaccattttacattatttcttgtACTCTTGTCACT
This region of Carassius auratus strain Wakin chromosome 17, ASM336829v1, whole genome shotgun sequence genomic DNA includes:
- the dact1 gene encoding dapper homolog 1, yielding MNELPEMLLSRDYCALIMRDRKECEARGEVERVRTRERLDATVAGLTELEYLRQRQELLVRGVLNCQERAGEDKPCLTVEDSYLNTEEKLLEENILLLRKQLNCLRRRDAGLINQLQELDRQISDLRLDTETSHEHVETDSRPSSGFYDLSDGASGSLSNSSNSVFSECLSSCRSTTCLCTPLDSSLCASEGRLKPADELGSCAEFDCHCEDSSSGTVRQSLSASYSPSPDGSCDGLSKFHCDLIAKNGNDVYRYPSPLHAVAVQSPIFFQSMTSYLKDDCNISKPGEASSDEQKPEQVVGNQNSSWHASQTPPNKKLDSYIFGLLQRRAQPLRTNKPRTSINTDPSKSILRQASLCSRAPASVQAQQWTSDLKPNWQMCLQNASATSTDPSTASPQRQWSAESKGGTLQNRAYFSPNQPQNGYTPTTDNNTSCVLKKNISGAIKGQPLSVASKDCQDLGSPNAVSSPKLNKHSYYTVEDDKSGQAMKASPLKRSAKAQAPASCGKDGEQLAPELLSLGSSSQSQDEGGQLVSGQYIPAQKHNVNLRKGGTKNKTVRVKNSTSAKSRPQVSEHVSETVRDKNRTGSRRSRQVDDVHHLHRSSKKASTKAKRIPASIPEGRILEKHNSSSGGRSSAQRHHGHHRHHEAVLAKPKYKRNDYHRRPRGLHEIPYEEAFKRAHRRQKREMLGHMSAMYLPSNAHYTSPYAYVGSDSEYSAECASLFHSTILDTSEDERSNYTTNCFGDSESSASEADYVAESSTSSDSEGSAGVNWPQFKQAGTGSHGMTSAQAKAFVKIKASHNLKKKILRFRSGSLKLMTTV